A window of the Roseburia sp. 831b genome harbors these coding sequences:
- a CDS encoding YitT family protein — protein sequence MKNKFFYNRSTLMDYICILIGTGLIALSVQCIYDPINMVTGGFSGLSIIIKSLSSKVIEGGIPLWLSNLMLNTPVFIIAYFVKGKKFIGRTLVGTIMLSVWLYIWPSVDLTQGDFTLSAIFGGVIDGVGMGMVLMSKATTGGTDMVASLIQHKLRHYSVVQIMQVLDGMIVLAGLYLFGVKAALYALVAIFTISKVSDMLMEGFKFSKAAVIITDHYKEVADAILVDLDRGVTGLSAKGMYSGEDKCMLYCVVSKKEIVAVKDLVRKIDPDAFVIVSDVNEVLGEGFLEYAKK from the coding sequence ATGAAAAATAAGTTTTTTTATAATCGGTCGACACTAATGGACTACATTTGTATTTTGATTGGAACGGGACTCATTGCACTTTCGGTTCAATGTATCTACGACCCAATTAATATGGTTACAGGTGGATTTTCCGGTCTGTCGATTATTATTAAGTCTTTATCAAGTAAGGTGATAGAGGGTGGTATTCCGCTCTGGCTGTCCAACCTTATGTTGAACACGCCGGTTTTTATTATTGCCTATTTTGTAAAAGGTAAGAAATTCATTGGAAGAACCCTGGTTGGAACCATCATGCTTTCTGTCTGGCTCTATATCTGGCCGTCAGTGGATTTGACACAGGGAGATTTTACACTGTCAGCAATCTTTGGCGGTGTGATTGATGGCGTCGGCATGGGAATGGTTCTCATGTCGAAAGCGACAACCGGAGGAACAGATATGGTTGCCTCCCTGATTCAGCATAAGCTGCGTCATTATTCGGTAGTACAGATTATGCAGGTTCTAGACGGCATGATTGTGCTGGCTGGTCTGTATCTGTTCGGCGTTAAGGCAGCACTGTATGCCCTGGTTGCAATCTTTACCATTTCAAAAGTTTCGGACATGCTGATGGAGGGCTTTAAGTTTTCCAAAGCTGCGGTGATTATCACTGACCATTACAAAGAGGTTGCGGATGCCATTTTGGTTGACCTTGACAGAGGGGTAACCGGACTTTCTGCAAAAGGAATGTATTCCGGAGAGGATAAATGCATGTTGTATTGTGTCGTATCCAAAAAAGAAATTGTTGCAGTAAAAGATTTGGTTCGGAAAATTGATCCAGACGCATTTGTCATCGTGTCAGATGTGAATGAAGTGCTTGGAGAAGGTTTTCTAGAATATGCCAAAAAATGA
- a CDS encoding S41 family peptidase gives MQDQELERKEETQEEILETKNPGKKPGFGKGLITGIAGTILVAVFAFYIGCKATGTNIVISTGNGTSTVSKGDTASEILDKDTVSKIKELAAYVDMYYYDETDTQKLQDGLCEGLLEGLGDKYSVYYTAEEYEASQISTTGEYYGIGAGLRQDEDTMVVSISKVYEGTPAEEAGLKDDDIIESVDDVEATSMEVSDLVQLIRGEEGTTVHLEIYRPSTGENISVDVERKNVQLPSVTHEMLDNQIGYVYIQQFEKGTATQFEDAIADLQSQGMKALVLDVRYNLGGMVTSVVQILDDILPEGVVVYTEDKNGNRQDFTSSGDTYLDVPIAVLVNGDSASASEILAGAIKDYQYGTLIGTTTFGKGIVQTIFPLEDGDAVKLTTAKYFSPKGNNIHGVGIEPDIELEYEYTGDQDAGYDKAYDNQIQKAIEVLNEKLNQ, from the coding sequence ATGCAGGATCAGGAGTTGGAACGTAAAGAAGAAACACAAGAAGAAATCTTGGAAACAAAGAATCCGGGCAAAAAGCCTGGTTTTGGAAAAGGACTTATCACAGGAATTGCAGGAACAATCCTGGTAGCAGTTTTTGCTTTTTATATTGGATGCAAGGCAACAGGGACAAATATTGTCATCAGTACCGGAAATGGAACAAGTACGGTCAGCAAGGGGGATACGGCGTCCGAGATTTTAGACAAGGATACCGTCAGCAAAATCAAGGAATTAGCAGCATATGTGGATATGTATTACTATGATGAGACAGATACACAGAAGCTGCAGGATGGACTTTGCGAAGGATTGTTAGAAGGACTGGGGGATAAGTATTCTGTTTATTATACTGCGGAGGAATATGAGGCAAGCCAGATTAGTACAACAGGAGAATATTATGGAATCGGTGCCGGACTCAGACAGGATGAGGATACGATGGTTGTCTCTATTTCAAAAGTGTACGAAGGAACGCCAGCAGAGGAAGCAGGACTAAAAGATGATGATATTATCGAATCTGTTGACGATGTGGAGGCGACATCCATGGAAGTATCGGATTTGGTACAGCTGATTCGTGGGGAAGAAGGAACAACGGTTCACTTAGAGATTTATCGTCCGTCTACCGGGGAAAATATTTCCGTGGACGTAGAGCGTAAGAACGTGCAGCTCCCAAGTGTGACACATGAGATGCTCGATAATCAGATTGGTTACGTTTACATTCAGCAGTTTGAAAAAGGAACAGCAACGCAGTTCGAGGATGCGATTGCAGATTTACAGTCCCAGGGAATGAAGGCACTCGTGCTGGATGTCCGTTACAACCTAGGCGGAATGGTAACTTCTGTGGTACAGATTCTGGATGACATCTTACCGGAAGGCGTGGTTGTTTATACGGAGGATAAAAATGGAAACAGACAGGACTTCACTTCAAGTGGTGACACCTATCTGGATGTTCCAATCGCAGTTTTGGTAAACGGTGACAGTGCGTCTGCCTCTGAGATTTTAGCAGGTGCAATCAAAGATTATCAGTATGGAACTTTGATTGGTACAACCACATTTGGAAAAGGTATTGTGCAGACCATTTTCCCACTGGAGGATGGCGATGCGGTAAAACTTACGACAGCCAAATATTTTTCACCAAAAGGAAATAACATTCACGGTGTCGGAATCGAACCGGATATCGAGCTGGAATATGAATACACCGGGGATCAGGATGCAGGCTACGATAAGGCATACGACAATCAGATACAGAAAGCAATCGAAGTATTAAACGAGAAGTTGAACCAGTAA
- a CDS encoding WecB/TagA/CpsF family glycosyltransferase → MIKKIDILGLQLDNYTVREAIMRVETYLGNNVLNTIESISMRMLMESEQDEVLKEVISSLDLAVIGEKEILQATKLNTMQRIRETEENDFFYEFFKRVERNRKNVFVLGETTERVEWLKERLQRDFSKLNLVGSYATETCVGDLDAVINELNATTPDVIVSVIPSPQQEHFFFEHKDKMNANIWYGIGDLAVKQKRSIWGKLMSIVHRGKLKNSIQKYDTKNEDRNEK, encoded by the coding sequence ATGATAAAGAAAATCGATATCTTAGGATTACAATTAGACAATTATACAGTACGCGAAGCAATCATGCGGGTGGAAACCTATTTAGGCAATAATGTACTGAACACGATAGAGAGTATTTCGATGCGGATGCTGATGGAGTCGGAACAGGATGAGGTTTTGAAAGAAGTGATTTCATCGCTGGATCTGGCTGTGATTGGTGAGAAGGAGATTTTGCAGGCAACCAAATTAAATACCATGCAGCGTATCCGTGAGACGGAGGAGAATGATTTTTTCTACGAATTTTTTAAGAGAGTAGAACGAAACCGAAAAAACGTTTTTGTGTTAGGAGAGACGACAGAGCGTGTGGAGTGGCTGAAAGAAAGATTACAGCGGGACTTTTCCAAGTTGAATCTTGTGGGAAGCTACGCAACGGAAACTTGCGTTGGGGATTTGGATGCCGTGATTAACGAATTAAATGCGACGACGCCAGACGTCATTGTTTCGGTGATTCCATCACCACAGCAGGAACATTTTTTCTTTGAGCATAAGGATAAGATGAATGCCAATATCTGGTATGGAATTGGAGATCTGGCAGTCAAACAAAAGCGCAGTATCTGGGGAAAGTTAATGAGTATTGTTCATCGGGGAAAACTAAAGAATAGTATTCAAAAGTATGATACGAAGAACGAGGATAGAAATGAAAAATAA
- a CDS encoding VanZ family protein, which yields MKKITKESIVTGILIILWMVVIFHFSNQPGVTSGELSSGVCDGLVAKVNQAFSLDWSSQMQQKIAQMIEFPVRKIAHMSEYALLALLLFMHLRAGKRSRGTRKNDVLAFLFTVVYAATDEFHQYFIPGRSAQVRDVLIDALGAMLGLLLCYLTCEKWKNPLK from the coding sequence GTGAAAAAAATAACAAAAGAATCCATCGTTACCGGAATTCTGATAATTCTTTGGATGGTTGTGATTTTTCATTTTTCCAATCAGCCGGGCGTGACGTCTGGTGAACTAAGCAGTGGTGTATGCGATGGTTTGGTTGCAAAAGTAAACCAGGCATTTTCACTTGACTGGTCCAGCCAGATGCAGCAAAAGATTGCGCAGATGATAGAATTTCCGGTTCGAAAGATTGCCCACATGAGCGAGTATGCGCTTTTGGCACTGTTGCTGTTTATGCATCTTCGCGCAGGGAAAAGGAGCAGAGGCACAAGGAAGAATGATGTGCTTGCTTTTCTTTTTACGGTGGTCTATGCCGCAACCGATGAGTTCCACCAGTATTTTATACCGGGACGCAGCGCACAGGTAAGAGACGTGCTGATTGACGCACTGGGTGCAATGCTTGGCTTGCTGCTTTGTTATCTGACTTGCGAAAAATGGAAAAATCCCTTAAAATAG
- the ftsE gene encoding cell division ATP-binding protein FtsE, whose protein sequence is MIKLDHVSKSYSAGIPALNDVSLDIEAGEFVFVVGDSGSGKSTLIKLLLKELEPTEGTITINDKELNKIKHKQIPKFRRNIGVVFQDFRLLKDRNIYDNVAFAQKVIGAPTRSIKKNVPLMLSMVGLAAKYRSFPKQLSGGEQQRVAIARALINEPKILLADEPTGNLDNNNAWEIMRLLEEINNKGTTVVVVTHNMEFVKKMNKRVITMKKGVVVSDNKGDDNEN, encoded by the coding sequence ATGATAAAGTTAGACCATGTCAGCAAATCATATTCAGCTGGAATTCCGGCACTGAATGATGTGAGCCTTGACATTGAAGCAGGAGAATTTGTGTTCGTTGTTGGTGACAGTGGTTCTGGAAAATCAACTTTGATTAAGTTGCTTTTGAAGGAACTGGAGCCGACAGAGGGAACCATTACGATTAACGATAAAGAGTTAAATAAGATTAAACATAAGCAAATCCCGAAATTCCGCCGAAACATCGGTGTCGTTTTTCAGGATTTCCGCTTGTTAAAGGATAGAAATATTTATGATAATGTTGCGTTTGCCCAGAAAGTCATCGGAGCACCGACACGTTCCATCAAGAAGAATGTGCCGCTCATGCTTTCCATGGTTGGGCTTGCGGCAAAATACCGTTCTTTTCCCAAACAGTTGTCCGGTGGTGAACAGCAGCGTGTGGCAATTGCAAGAGCTTTGATTAACGAGCCAAAGATTTTGCTTGCGGACGAGCCGACCGGTAATCTGGACAACAACAATGCATGGGAGATTATGCGTCTCTTAGAGGAAATCAACAACAAGGGTACGACCGTGGTGGTTGTTACCCACAATATGGAATTTGTAAAAAAGATGAACAAACGTGTCATCACAATGAAGAAAGGTGTTGTCGTATCAGACAATAAGGGTGATGACAATGAGAATTAG
- the prfB gene encoding peptide chain release factor 2 (programmed frameshift) — MVELDQFKTTLNTYREPLQEVRDSLDLANKEQKIQELEREMEAPSFWDDPVVSQNKMKELKSMKDDVATYAQLKTQFEDMETLIEMGYEENDASLIPEIEELLHEFTETYEAIRIKTLLSGEYDRDNAIVSLHAGAGGTESCDWCSMLYRMYTRWAADKGFEVVVLDSLDGDEAGIKSITFQVNGENAYGYLKSEKGVHRLVRISPFNAAGKRQTSFASCDVMPDIEEDLDVEINDDEIRIDTYRSSGAGGQHINKTSSAIRITHLPTGIVVQCQNERSQHMNKDKAMQMLKAKLYLLKQQENAEKAAGIRGEVTDNGWGNQIRSYVMQPYTMVKDHRTGVETGNVDSVMDGNINMFINGYLKWLSLGCPKANTGMDS; from the exons GTGGTCGAGTTAGATCAGTTTAAGACAACCCTGAATACATACAGGGAACCGCTACAGGAAGTGAGGGATTCACTT GACCTGGCGAATAAAGAGCAAAAAATCCAGGAATTAGAGCGGGAAATGGAAGCACCGTCCTTTTGGGATGATCCGGTGGTTTCACAGAACAAGATGAAAGAGCTGAAAAGTATGAAGGACGATGTTGCCACATACGCACAGCTAAAGACACAGTTTGAAGATATGGAAACCTTAATCGAGATGGGATATGAGGAAAATGATGCCTCTTTGATTCCAGAGATTGAGGAACTTTTGCATGAGTTTACAGAAACTTACGAGGCAATTCGTATCAAGACATTGCTTTCCGGGGAATATGACAGGGACAATGCCATTGTTTCTTTACATGCGGGAGCAGGTGGAACCGAGTCCTGTGACTGGTGTTCGATGCTTTATCGTATGTATACAAGATGGGCTGCGGATAAGGGATTTGAAGTAGTAGTGTTAGATTCCCTAGACGGAGACGAGGCGGGAATCAAGTCGATTACTTTCCAGGTAAACGGGGAGAATGCCTACGGCTATCTGAAATCAGAAAAAGGGGTGCATCGTCTAGTTCGTATTTCGCCATTCAATGCGGCAGGAAAAAGACAGACTTCCTTTGCGTCCTGTGATGTTATGCCGGACATTGAAGAGGATTTGGATGTTGAGATTAACGATGATGAGATTCGAATCGACACCTATCGTTCCAGCGGAGCCGGTGGACAGCACATCAACAAGACTTCTTCTGCAATCCGTATCACGCATCTTCCGACCGGAATCGTGGTGCAGTGCCAGAATGAGCGTTCCCAGCATATGAACAAGGACAAGGCGATGCAGATGTTAAAGGCAAAGCTTTATCTGTTAAAGCAGCAGGAGAACGCAGAAAAAGCAGCGGGAATCCGTGGAGAAGTGACAGACAATGGCTGGGGCAATCAGATTCGTTCCTATGTCATGCAGCCATACACCATGGTCAAAGACCACAGAACAGGGGTTGAGACCGGAAATGTTGACAGTGTCATGGATGGAAACATCAATATGTTCATAAATGGTTACTTGAAGTGGCTGTCCTTAGGATGCCCGAAAGCAAATACTGGTATGGATTCGTAG
- a CDS encoding PucR family transcriptional regulator → MISNQILQNTIDGLKGITRIDLCIIDVEGKVLAATFPEADQYVEPAQAFVESPADSQVVNGCQFFKVFDDHQLEYILLANGDSDDVYMVGKIASFQIQNLLVAYKERFDKDNFIKNLLLDNLLLVDIYNRAKKLHIDTDVRRVVFIVETNRDKDGNELEKIRSVFGGKSKDFVTAVDEKNIIVVKEVAENESYSDLSKTADVIVNLFRTDADTDVHVAYGTIVNEIKEVSRSYKEARMALDVGKIFFEDKDVIAYSTLGIGRLIYQLPIPLCKMFIKEIFDGKSPDDFDEETLTTINKFFENSLNVSETSRQLYIHRNTLVYRLDKLQKFTGLDLRVFEDAITFKIALMVVKYMKYMESLDY, encoded by the coding sequence ATGATTTCAAATCAAATACTTCAAAATACGATTGACGGATTAAAAGGAATAACAAGAATAGACTTATGTATCATTGATGTGGAAGGGAAGGTGCTTGCAGCAACATTTCCGGAAGCGGATCAGTACGTGGAGCCGGCACAGGCATTTGTAGAATCACCTGCAGACAGCCAGGTTGTGAATGGATGCCAGTTTTTTAAGGTATTTGACGATCATCAATTAGAGTACATTCTTCTTGCAAATGGAGACAGTGATGACGTCTATATGGTAGGCAAGATTGCCAGTTTCCAGATTCAGAATTTGCTGGTTGCATACAAGGAGCGTTTTGACAAGGATAATTTTATCAAGAACCTCTTGTTAGACAACCTGTTATTGGTAGATATTTACAATCGTGCAAAGAAGCTTCATATTGATACAGACGTCCGTCGAGTTGTATTTATTGTGGAAACAAACCGCGACAAAGACGGAAATGAACTTGAGAAGATTCGAAGTGTCTTTGGCGGCAAATCAAAAGATTTCGTAACGGCAGTTGATGAGAAAAATATCATTGTCGTAAAAGAAGTTGCAGAAAATGAGAGCTACAGTGACCTAAGCAAGACAGCCGATGTCATTGTGAATTTATTCCGTACCGATGCAGATACTGACGTGCATGTTGCATACGGAACAATTGTGAATGAGATCAAGGAAGTATCCCGTTCTTACAAAGAGGCCAGAATGGCATTGGATGTAGGAAAGATTTTCTTTGAAGATAAGGATGTAATTGCATACTCCACATTGGGAATCGGTCGTCTGATTTACCAGCTTCCAATTCCGCTTTGCAAAATGTTTATCAAAGAGATTTTCGACGGAAAGTCTCCGGATGATTTTGACGAAGAGACACTTACCACAATTAATAAGTTCTTTGAGAACAGCCTGAATGTCTCCGAGACATCCAGACAGCTTTATATTCATAGAAATACACTGGTATACAGATTGGATAAATTGCAGAAGTTTACAGGATTAGATCTTCGTGTTTTTGAAGATGCAATCACGTTTAAGATTGCCCTTATGGTTGTGAAGTATATGAAATACATGGAGTCATTGGATTACTAA
- a CDS encoding ACT domain-containing protein → MAEKTAYFVLKEKAVPEVLLKVVEAKRLVDSGRAASVQDATEMVGISRSSFYKYKDDIFPFHETTKGKTITLVIQLDDEPGLLSTVLNVIAEFHVNILTIHQSIPINGIASLTFSMDVLPQTGDIEEMVHRVELLPGVHYVKILARE, encoded by the coding sequence ATGGCAGAGAAAACAGCATATTTTGTATTAAAGGAAAAAGCAGTACCTGAGGTTTTATTAAAGGTTGTCGAAGCAAAGAGACTGGTGGATTCTGGAAGGGCAGCATCGGTTCAGGACGCTACGGAAATGGTTGGAATCAGCAGAAGTTCTTTTTATAAGTACAAAGACGATATTTTCCCATTTCACGAGACAACAAAAGGAAAGACGATTACGCTGGTCATTCAGCTGGATGATGAGCCAGGTCTTTTGTCAACTGTATTGAATGTTATTGCAGAATTTCATGTGAATATTTTAACAATTCACCAGAGTATTCCGATTAACGGAATTGCATCTTTGACTTTCAGTATGGATGTATTGCCACAGACAGGAGACATCGAGGAAATGGTACATCGAGTAGAACTTTTGCCAGGCGTTCATTACGTTAAGATTTTAGCCAGAGAGTAG
- the ftsX gene encoding permease-like cell division protein FtsX — MRISTFFYSVKQGIVNIWRNKMFSLASMATMAACIFLFGLFYSIVTNFQSMVKDAESGVAVTVFFDNGISQEQIDQIGDMIKKRAEVSNIEYISAEDAWNDFKDIYFDGNEEAASSFANDNPLANCASYEIYMNDISMQSTLVTYLESVDGVREVKQSEVVANTLTDFNKLIGYISVGIILILLCVAVFLISNTITVGISVRREEIGIMKLIGATDYFVRAPFVVEGILIGLIGSAIPLGLLYVLYGKVIVYIADKFKFISSMMNFLPVNQVFHTLVPVALILGVGIGFIGSRFTIRKHLKV, encoded by the coding sequence ATGAGAATTAGTACATTTTTTTATAGCGTAAAACAGGGTATTGTCAATATCTGGAGAAACAAGATGTTCTCGCTTGCCTCGATGGCAACCATGGCAGCATGTATCTTTTTGTTTGGACTGTTTTATTCGATTGTGACAAACTTCCAGAGTATGGTAAAAGATGCAGAGTCCGGTGTTGCGGTAACTGTCTTTTTTGACAATGGAATTTCGCAGGAACAGATTGACCAGATTGGCGATATGATTAAGAAACGTGCAGAAGTTTCCAACATTGAATACATTTCGGCAGAAGACGCATGGAATGATTTTAAGGACATCTATTTTGATGGAAACGAAGAAGCAGCAAGCAGTTTTGCAAACGACAACCCACTTGCAAACTGTGCAAGTTACGAAATCTACATGAATGATATTTCCATGCAGAGTACATTGGTTACTTATCTGGAATCCGTGGATGGTGTCCGCGAAGTGAAACAATCTGAGGTTGTTGCCAATACCTTGACAGACTTCAATAAGCTGATTGGCTATATTTCGGTAGGCATTATCCTGATTCTTCTTTGTGTTGCAGTCTTTTTGATAAGCAATACCATTACCGTTGGTATTTCCGTGCGGCGTGAGGAGATTGGAATTATGAAACTGATTGGCGCGACGGATTATTTTGTCCGTGCACCGTTTGTCGTAGAAGGTATTCTGATTGGTTTGATTGGATCTGCGATTCCGCTTGGACTTTTGTATGTCCTCTATGGAAAAGTAATTGTATACATTGCAGATAAGTTCAAGTTTATCAGCAGTATGATGAATTTCCTGCCGGTAAATCAAGTGTTCCACACGTTGGTTCCGGTAGCATTGATTCTAGGTGTAGGAATTGGTTTTATTGGAAGTAGATTCACGATTAGAAAGCATTTGAAAGTATAG
- a CDS encoding murein hydrolase activator EnvC family protein: MKKKMIWKRMIAVALICCLCGTFLVERPVWAASGSLSEAQSEKKELEKALKKAQSLLDDLKESKGDVSESIADLNAQLVTISAKITSLEQELTDKSNAIVDTQEQLAAAQEDAANQYEDMKVRIQFMYENSQSTYLQLLLSSKSISEFLNAAEYISAIESYDRTKLKEYEDTVSYIADTEEVLKQEYADLEDMKAEVEEQKQAVASLMEKKETQLASIEDDISDAQTEADYYAAEIQAQDEMIAQIQAAEAAKKAEEARKAQEEAQRQQDGQNTGDGSTDTGGGETPADDKANEYNGGAFRWPCPSSTRVTSDYGTRVSPTAGASSNHKGIDIGASYGADIVAAADGKVVTAAYSSSGGNYVMIDHGNGLYTVYMHASSLCVSAGQNVTAGQVVAKVGSTGISTGNHLHFGVSLNGSYVSPWNYLSR, from the coding sequence ATGAAGAAAAAAATGATTTGGAAGCGGATGATAGCAGTTGCTTTGATTTGCTGCTTATGCGGGACGTTTTTAGTGGAACGTCCTGTGTGGGCAGCTTCAGGCAGCTTGTCGGAGGCACAGTCAGAAAAGAAAGAGTTAGAAAAAGCTTTGAAAAAGGCACAGTCTCTGCTCGATGATTTAAAAGAGTCAAAGGGAGATGTGTCAGAATCAATTGCAGATTTGAATGCACAGCTTGTGACAATTTCTGCAAAGATTACAAGTTTAGAGCAGGAGCTGACAGACAAGAGCAATGCGATTGTGGATACGCAGGAACAGCTTGCGGCGGCGCAGGAGGATGCAGCGAATCAGTATGAAGACATGAAGGTTCGAATCCAGTTCATGTATGAGAATTCCCAGTCGACCTATTTACAACTACTTTTGTCGTCGAAAAGTATCTCTGAGTTTTTGAATGCTGCGGAGTATATCTCTGCCATTGAATCCTATGACCGGACAAAGTTAAAAGAGTACGAAGATACCGTTTCTTATATCGCAGATACCGAGGAGGTATTGAAGCAGGAATATGCAGACCTTGAAGATATGAAGGCTGAGGTAGAGGAACAAAAACAGGCGGTTGCGTCTTTGATGGAAAAGAAGGAGACACAGCTTGCAAGTATCGAGGATGATATTTCCGATGCGCAGACAGAAGCGGATTATTACGCTGCTGAGATTCAGGCGCAGGATGAAATGATTGCACAGATTCAGGCGGCGGAGGCTGCGAAGAAGGCAGAGGAAGCAAGAAAAGCGCAGGAAGAAGCGCAGAGACAGCAGGATGGTCAGAATACCGGTGACGGTTCGACGGATACCGGTGGAGGTGAGACACCGGCTGATGATAAGGCAAATGAGTATAATGGCGGGGCATTCCGCTGGCCTTGTCCAAGCAGTACGCGTGTGACAAGTGATTATGGAACGAGAGTTTCGCCGACAGCAGGAGCGTCATCGAATCACAAGGGAATTGATATCGGTGCAAGTTATGGAGCCGACATTGTGGCAGCAGCAGATGGAAAAGTTGTGACGGCGGCGTATAGCAGCTCCGGTGGTAACTACGTGATGATTGACCATGGAAATGGATTGTATACCGTATACATGCACGCTTCATCACTTTGCGTTTCAGCAGGGCAGAATGTGACGGCGGGACAGGTGGTCGCCAAAGTAGGAAGTACCGGTATTTCGACCGGAAACCACCTTCACTTTGGTGTATCTTTGAATGGTTCCTATGTGAGCCCGTGGAATTACCTTTCCAGATAA